The segment TGTATATTACGCATCCAACGCGACAGCTCAGCATCGACTAAATCCCAGCCTTCATTCTCTTTGTAACGCCAATGGGCAGCTAAACCGAGTTCCGCTTGTTCGTGCATCTCTTTAGTACGAATTTGCACTTCCAAAGTATGTCCCTTAGGCCCGATGACTTTGGTGTGGATGCTGCGATACCCGTTGGATTTCGGACTCGCAATGTAGTCGGCGAAGTAGTCGGGAAGTGGCGTATAGAGCGCATGAACATGACCGAGCGCGGCGTAGCACTCGTCATTTTGCGAAACGATGATGCGGATTGCGAGCAAATCGAGAATATCGTCGAAACTGCGGCCTTGGCTCATCATTTTTTTATGAATCGAATAGAAGTGTTTCGCGCGACCTTGTACAACGGCGGAAATACTGTGTTTGCGGAGCTCTTCGAGAATCTTTGAGGTGGCTTGTTGTAGCAATGCGTCGCGTTGCTCGCGTTTCGATCCGACCTGGTTTTTTATTTCACGGTAGCTGTCAGGATCGAGAACTTTCAAACAAAGGTCTTCCAACCGCCACTTCATCCACCAGATTCCCAACCGATGAGCGAGCGGCGCATAGATGTCAAGGGTCTCGCGCGCGATTTCCTTCTGGCGTTTTTCGACCAACCAGTCAATCGTACTCATATTGTGGAGGCGGTCGGATAATTTTACCAGAATGACACGGGGATCCTGCGCCATTGCGAGAATCATTTTCCTGAGGTTAGCTGCCTGCTTCTCCGCCATATTGCCGAAGGAAATCTCACTAATCTTCGTAAC is part of the bacterium genome and harbors:
- a CDS encoding HD domain-containing protein, producing MEHTTPETKVPTPVVIHDVPEPIEFLGAEPLYTVTEEGQEFKLERFEELFRDIIHRAGSRRGVLDEQALWKAFYFAYEQHIDQIRKDGSPYFTHLIGTARIITDLTDDPVSIQSALLHDIVEDPKVPINVIREKFGEQVAVIVDGVTKISEISFGNMAEKQAANLRKMILAMAQDPRVILVKLSDRLHNMSTIDWLVEKRQKEIARETLDIYAPLAHRLGIWWMKWRLEDLCLKVLDPDSYREIKNQVGSKREQRDALLQQATSKILEELRKHSISAVVQGRAKHFYSIHKKMMSQGRSFDDILDLLAIRIIVSQNDECYAALGHVHALYTPLPDYFADYIASPKSNGYRSIHTKVIGPKGHTLEVQIRTKEMHEQAELGLAAHWRYKENEGWDLVDAELSRWMRNI